From Anopheles darlingi chromosome 2, idAnoDarlMG_H_01, whole genome shotgun sequence, the proteins below share one genomic window:
- the LOC125952661 gene encoding protein C10, translated as MAYLSNFNAETGKTILVDILKTVNQPENSKKLGEAKANSGKEMIKMMQHVFPLVMQIQISVIKDYGFPGNREGLVQFEQIIREFEREDVDIARLRAQIRSIYLPPININSTNDILI; from the coding sequence ATGGCGTATCTTTCGAACTTCAACGCCGAGACGGGCAAAACGATTCTGGTTGATATCCTGAAGACGGTGAACCAGCCGGAAAACTCGAAGAAGCTGGGCGAAGCGAAAGCCAACTCGGGCAAGGAGATGATCAAGATGATGCAGCACGTTTTCCCGCTGGTCATGCAGATCCAGATCAGCGTCATAAAGGATTACGGCTTTCCCGGGAACCGCGAGGGGCTGGTGCAGTTTGAGCAAATTATCCGCGAGTTCGAGCGAGAGGACGTGGACATCGCGCGGCTGCGGGCCCAGATTCGGTCGATTTATTTGCCACcgatcaacatcaacagcacgAACGATATTCTGATTTAA